Genomic DNA from uncultured Desulfuromusa sp.:
TCATCAACGCTGGATTCATCATCTCACTCATTTTCCAGCCGGTTCCCCTGGCAAAACGGATCACTCCCATGAACAGAGCGAATACTGAAAAAGCCATAATGACAATCGGAACTCCAATCATGACATTATAAGGAATAATTTGGTAAAATGAATTTGCTCCCTGGTAGGCTGAGAAGATCACATTCTTGCTTTGCAACATGAATGTCAGGATCAAAACTGCCATCACACTAAATGCCACAATCAAAGACATTACGGTGCCGTTACGATGAAACAGCTTAGCCAGAGGAGCAGGCCACGCATACTTTTCATAAGTTTCTGCCCGCAACTCAGCCATGATCTTCGGGTTGTTGATATCGAATTCCTGCGGCGGTGCGTACTGGCAGGCATGAAAACAGCTAGTGCAATTGTGACAGAGGTTGGACAAGTATTCCAAATCGCCACGAGAAAATGAGCGGCGCAACTCCATGGCCGGAAAAACAGCACAAAAACCACCACAGTAGCGACAGGAGTTACAAACCTCCATAATCCGCCGGGCTTCCTTAACCAAAGGCGTTTCTGCTTCTTCTGAATTCAAAAGTTGTGCTGCATCTTTCAACATTGTTGATGAATTATTGAGTAACATAATTTGCGGCCTCCTTACCTGCAATACGGCCAAAAACGGTTCCAATTGTCATGCCGGTGCCAGCCATGTATCCCTTTCCAAGAATGTTTCCCGCCATGATTTCTCCTGTTGCATAAATATTTTTTGCTGGTTTGTCGTCCTGCATTATAACCCGTGCTTTTTCATCAACTTTGAGCGCAAGATAAGTAAAGGTTATTCCGGGGCGAAGTGGATAGGCGTAGTACGGCGGTTTATCAAGGCGACGGGCCCAGTGCGTCTTAGCAGGTTCCAAACCAAAAGTAGAGCAATCGTCCAGCTCCTCTTTGTTGAAGGTCCCTGGCTTGACCGCGGCGTTGTAGTTACTAATCGTTTCTTCAAACCTGTCAACATCGAGACCGAGTTTACCACCCAGTTCACGGATGCTGTCAGCCTGCACCGGTTGGAATAAAGGAGGCATAAAGAGATTAATCGACTTGGAATCGATGATTGAATAGGCTATCTGGTCTGGCTGCCCCGCGACCAAGCGCCCCCAAATGGCATAACGTTTGGGCCAGAAATCCTCGCCTTCATCATAGAAACGATCGGCATTCTTGTTGACCACAACGCCAAAGGAAACACAATCGAGGCGGGTGACAATTCCTGCATCAAATTGCGGTGAACGGGCATCAACAGCAACAGCATGACACTGCTGCGGATCACCAATTGCCTTGGCACCCTTGGAAATCAACTCTTTCAGTATCTTACCTTTATTATATGGAGTGCCACGGATAATGAAGTTTTCGGCAGCCTCCCCCCAGGCCTCTTTGAGCCACGAGATATCTGATTGAAAACCACCGGAAGCAACGATAACAGTCTTTGCCATCACCTCGTAAGTAAAAGCCCGGCTGCGAACAGTAGCCGAGCGGAATTCGCCACCGACAACATCAAGAGCCAATACCTCTGAATCATAGATGACTTCAATACCCAGTTTGCTGGCCCTATTATACAAAGCGTTAAGTAAAGCCGTACCACCACCGAGAAAAAATGGATTGGAATGTGCCAGCCCCAAGGTTCCCTGAATATGTTGGAAACGTGCACCACGTTCATACATCCAATTGGGAGCATTAGCCGATTCACGAACCATCATTCTGGCCAGCTTTTTGTCGGTTTTCCCACCAGTCACTTTAAGCAACTCTTGGAAATAAGTTTCTTCGGTGTATTCGCCACCTAAAAACTGTGTTGGTCCATCATGGGCACATCGCAGATTGCGGGTATGCCGACTGTTTCCCCCACGATAATCCTTGGGGGCATGCTCCAAAATCAGAACGCTCGACCCCGCTTCCCGAGCACTGATCGCAGCGCACAGGGCGGCATTTCCTCCACCAATGACAAGCACGTCATAGCCTTTTGTAATTTCGATCATTTTACTCTTCCTTTTGCTCTTTTAGTAATGAGTATAGTTCGCATACAAGAAGCTATTTACATGGATTGTGCCAGATTTTATTTTTATTTTTAAATATATTAATCTCTGTTATTTCATATAGTTATCAAGAATTACCTCTTCCCGAACGAAACACAAACAAAATATTATTTCATATTATTAACTATTTGTTTCATATCTATTTCACAGCTGGAGAGAAACGCAAAGAGCCCCTCCAAAAATGGAAGGGCTCTTTTTCTGAAAACTATGTTAGAGAAAAGATCAGGCCAAAAATACTTTTATGAGCATACGCAACGCTAAAAAAGTCAGCGCCAGATTAAGAATCACGCCAAAGGCTTTGCTACTAATCAGCTGCCTCGCCTGAGTACCAAGAAAAGAGCCCAATACGGCTCCTCCGATCATCCACAACAAGAGCTGCAAATATTCGCTGAAAGCAAAACCAGCCACAATGAAGATGGCGATCTTTGCGCAATGACTAGATGCCAAAAAGAGAGCATTAGTAGCAATAATCTGGTTCTTATCCAGATTCATTTTACTCAGCATTGTCGTGGCCAGTGGACCGGTCGTCCCCACCAGCAAGCCAAGTCCTGATTGAAGCGCACCAGCCAAGTAGAAACTTTCATAACCCTCAATAAACCTGGAAAAGCGCTTGCTCCAGATCGTCAGCAGAATATAGACGCCAATGAAAACAGGAATATACCGCGTCGGAAGATTGACCAAAAGAGTGCCGCATAGAGCAAGGCCCACCAGAGAACCAAGTAAGAACTTCGGTAACAGTGCCCACTGAATGTACTGCCTGGAAAAATAAAGCCTTGAGAGATTGCTCGCCAACTGGGTTGCACCATGCAAGGGAATCACAGCGGCTGGTACCATAAAGGCCGGCAATACCGCAATCAACAGCAACCCGCCACCAAGCCCCAAGGTGGCGGCTACCAACGATGTCATTGTTGTTGTAACACCCAAAATCAATTCAATCGGTAAATTCATTTATTTCAATCTGCAAAAGCTCTTTTTGCCAAGAGGGAAAAACCTGAAAACACCCTATAATGGCGACTCCAAAACCCAACGTCCATTTGAGTGGACACTCATGACGTTCATCAACCGAGCACACTGGAAAAACTTAAGAAACCAGCTGGAACTTCAATATTTAGAACATTTTCAAAAAAGAGTGCGTAAGCCACAACCATAACAGCTGAGAAAACAGCTGCCCTTAGCCACTTTCCCTTTCCTTCAATGGCAACAAACACTAAAAATGTTGCCACCAGACCGCCAAGAAGATAACCGGACCAATCTATCAACATAGCAATCACCACCACACAAGCACTCATACTCAGCCCCAGAAACAACGGACTGAAATCTGCTTTAGCCCTTGTTTTCAACCAACCACGGCAGGCGATAATAGCCCAAACACCGCTCAATAGAGCAAAGAACGAGGCAATAACATAGGGAAAAGTCCGAGCATTGGGGATCGGCTCTCCGGAATCCATAACCTGCCTAGGAATCACATAGAATATCAACAGCAAACCGATCAGAGCACAGATCCCAGCGACAACAACTTCGATGAGACCTTTTGTTTCTTGACTTTCCATAACAGGTTCCTTCCCAACCCAACAAGGAGGTGGAAAAACCACCTCCCAGCCGAGCTTGTTCTTAAGCGAATTATTTCGATTCGTCTGCAGACTCAAGCAACATGGTCACCAGAGCACTTCCTTCAGTCAACATTGCTTCCAACTCATCGCCGTGAAGATTCATCTGCTGCATGTTGAACTTTTGGGCAATTTTCACATATTCTGGAGCTTGTGCAGCCTGAATAAAAGCAGCAACCAGCGTGTCACGGATATCCTCAGGGAGACCTTTGGGTCCGACTATGATGTAAGGTTCGCCTTTAATAGCAAGGCCCTTGTAACCAAGGCCCTCGAGTGTTGGTACTCCAGCAAAAGAACTCTTGATACCAAAATCCACCAAAACCCGGGCACTCCCCGATTTCACATGTGAAACATGGCTCCCAGAAGAGGCATAGCCATCCACCTGGCCTCCCAGCACAAGCTTCATCGCATTACTTCCTCCCTTTACCGGCACACCATTCCAGTCAATACCTTCCATCTTGCCAATATGCTTCATCAGGAGGTATTGGGTCCCGGTTTTTGCCGTTGCCGTCCAAGCGGCTTTTCCAGGGTTCTGATTGGCAAAATCAATAAACTCCTCCCAGTTCTGCCAAGGGGCATCAGCCCTTACCGCAAATGCCGAAGCTGGTCCGGCATAGGCGAAGAGATGGGTGAGATCCAACGACGGAGAATAAGGCAGTTTCAGCTCATGGGGTGCCGTCGTGATGGTCGTCGATTTGATCAAACCAAGCGTGTACCCATCCGGCTTAGCCCGTGAAACCAGCCCACCAGCAATCGTGGCACCCGCACCAGACTTCTCCACAAGAACAACAGGAGTATCAAGAATCTCTTCCAGCGCCCTAGCCAAAGGTTGCAGCGAAGTATGAGCTGTTCCACCAGCTCGATAACCGTAATAAATTTTGATCGGCTTAGAGGGATAATCAGCCGCCATAGCCGGTACGGCCAGTAGCAGTGCAATCAACAATGTTACAAAAAAACGAACGGGACTCAATCTTCTCTTTACTCGGTACATTTTTCCTCCTTATCGTGAGTGTAAGCTTCTATTTCAACAAATGGTTTTCGATTATTTAGTCCACTGCCGTATCTTTTCCTCCCGCTATCCCTTTGGCATTTACCTTTCTACCAGTCATTAGCCTCTTGAGTGGCCCAGAAAGAACAACAATCAACATAACAATCCAAAGGAAAATTGCTATCGGAGATGAAAACAGTGCTGAAATCTCGTTCCCTGAAATCATTAAACCTTGACGGAAGGAACGTTCCAGAATCGGCTCAAGGATAAAAGCGATCAAAGTGGGACCAAGTGGAAGCCCAAAGTAGCGCATGACAAAAGCAAGCATACCGGCAAAAGCCATACAGTAAACATCGATCATGCTATTGCGAATAGCATAGGAACCAGTAAAGCAGAGCAGAAAAATACCTGAAAACAACAGCCCCTGATTGATTTTGTAAATCCCTTTGGCAGCATATTTAATAACAGAGGTTGCAACAGGGTAAAGCATAAGACCGCCGATAATCAGGCCAATGAAGATCGCATAAACAATGGGGCCATTCTCAATGAAGATCTTTGGACCGGGAACGATGTCGTACATCAGCAGCGCGCCGAACAAAACGGCTGTTGTCGAACTACCAGGAATTCCCAGAGTCAGCAACGGGATAAGAGCAGGACCACAGGTGCCGTTATTGCCGGTTTCACAAGCGAGGATTCCCTCAATACTACCCTTACCGAACTTCTCCGGATGTTTTGAAGTTTTTTTGGCTAACCCATAACAAGTAAATGCGGCAGCCGTCGAACCAAGCCCGGGTAGTGCGCCAAGACCACTCCCGACTATGGCGCTTTGCAAAACAGTCTTCCAATAAGGAATAACTTCCTTAAACTTCAACCTCTCTCCCTGAACTGTAATCTCCGGTTCATCATGTTCAGATCCGTTTTGGGAGCTACCCCTCTTACGCAAAGACTGAACAACAACTGAAACAACTTCAGGAACAGCAAACAGTCCGACTAGAAACGGAATCAAAGAGACGCCATCACTGAGCTCAAAATTTCCAAAAATAAACCTGGTGCTCCCCTCCATGGGGTCGATCCCGATGAGAGCAACCACTGCCCCGATCGATGCAGCAATGAAGCCTTTAATCTTGTCGGCACCCAAAGTCGTAATAATGATGGCCAAAGCCACCAAAATCATAGGCACCATCTCGACAGGACCAATTTTCAGCGCATAATGCGCCACAAAAGGTGCCGCTGACACCAGGA
This window encodes:
- a CDS encoding tripartite tricarboxylate transporter permease translates to MFESFVDGFFIIMHWDNMLAIFLGLYMGCTVGALPGLSPSMAIALAAPFTFGLPPVAALSFLLGVYKGGVYGGSLSAILLATPGTPEAAATLFDGYPLARQGRARQALDAALYASIGGDLIGTIILVSAAPFVAHYALKIGPVEMVPMILVALAIIITTLGADKIKGFIAASIGAVVALIGIDPMEGSTRFIFGNFELSDGVSLIPFLVGLFAVPEVVSVVVQSLRKRGSSQNGSEHDEPEITVQGERLKFKEVIPYWKTVLQSAIVGSGLGALPGLGSTAAAFTCYGLAKKTSKHPEKFGKGSIEGILACETGNNGTCGPALIPLLTLGIPGSSTTAVLFGALLMYDIVPGPKIFIENGPIVYAIFIGLIIGGLMLYPVATSVIKYAAKGIYKINQGLLFSGIFLLCFTGSYAIRNSMIDVYCMAFAGMLAFVMRYFGLPLGPTLIAFILEPILERSFRQGLMISGNEISALFSSPIAIFLWIVMLIVVLSGPLKRLMTGRKVNAKGIAGGKDTAVD
- a CDS encoding tripartite tricarboxylate transporter substrate binding protein, with the protein product MYRVKRRLSPVRFFVTLLIALLLAVPAMAADYPSKPIKIYYGYRAGGTAHTSLQPLARALEEILDTPVVLVEKSGAGATIAGGLVSRAKPDGYTLGLIKSTTITTAPHELKLPYSPSLDLTHLFAYAGPASAFAVRADAPWQNWEEFIDFANQNPGKAAWTATAKTGTQYLLMKHIGKMEGIDWNGVPVKGGSNAMKLVLGGQVDGYASSGSHVSHVKSGSARVLVDFGIKSSFAGVPTLEGLGYKGLAIKGEPYIIVGPKGLPEDIRDTLVAAFIQAAQAPEYVKIAQKFNMQQMNLHGDELEAMLTEGSALVTMLLESADESK
- the tcuA gene encoding FAD-dependent tricarballylate dehydrogenase TcuA — translated: MIEITKGYDVLVIGGGNAALCAAISAREAGSSVLILEHAPKDYRGGNSRHTRNLRCAHDGPTQFLGGEYTEETYFQELLKVTGGKTDKKLARMMVRESANAPNWMYERGARFQHIQGTLGLAHSNPFFLGGGTALLNALYNRASKLGIEVIYDSEVLALDVVGGEFRSATVRSRAFTYEVMAKTVIVASGGFQSDISWLKEAWGEAAENFIIRGTPYNKGKILKELISKGAKAIGDPQQCHAVAVDARSPQFDAGIVTRLDCVSFGVVVNKNADRFYDEGEDFWPKRYAIWGRLVAGQPDQIAYSIIDSKSINLFMPPLFQPVQADSIRELGGKLGLDVDRFEETISNYNAAVKPGTFNKEELDDCSTFGLEPAKTHWARRLDKPPYYAYPLRPGITFTYLALKVDEKARVIMQDDKPAKNIYATGEIMAGNILGKGYMAGTGMTIGTVFGRIAGKEAANYVTQ
- a CDS encoding sulfite exporter TauE/SafE family protein, with product MNLPIELILGVTTTMTSLVAATLGLGGGLLLIAVLPAFMVPAAVIPLHGATQLASNLSRLYFSRQYIQWALLPKFLLGSLVGLALCGTLLVNLPTRYIPVFIGVYILLTIWSKRFSRFIEGYESFYLAGALQSGLGLLVGTTGPLATTMLSKMNLDKNQIIATNALFLASSHCAKIAIFIVAGFAFSEYLQLLLWMIGGAVLGSFLGTQARQLISSKAFGVILNLALTFLALRMLIKVFLA
- a CDS encoding tripartite tricarboxylate transporter TctB family protein, with translation MESQETKGLIEVVVAGICALIGLLLIFYVIPRQVMDSGEPIPNARTFPYVIASFFALLSGVWAIIACRGWLKTRAKADFSPLFLGLSMSACVVVIAMLIDWSGYLLGGLVATFLVFVAIEGKGKWLRAAVFSAVMVVAYALFFENVLNIEVPAGFLSFSSVLG
- the tcuB gene encoding tricarballylate utilization 4Fe-4S protein TcuB, which codes for MLLNNSSTMLKDAAQLLNSEEAETPLVKEARRIMEVCNSCRYCGGFCAVFPAMELRRSFSRGDLEYLSNLCHNCTSCFHACQYAPPQEFDINNPKIMAELRAETYEKYAWPAPLAKLFHRNGTVMSLIVAFSVMAVLILTFMLQSKNVIFSAYQGANSFYQIIPYNVMIGVPIVIMAFSVFALFMGVIRFARGTGWKMSEMMNPALMTRAIIDVLLLRYLGGAGDGCNYEDDTFSHKRRYFHQTLFFGFMLCVASTTAAAIYDHIFHWPAPYPLTSFPVVSGTLGGVGLLIGTSGLFWTKMKRDKRPLSESLLGMDISFMLVLFLTSLSGLLLLFMRENTMMGSLLILHLGLVAGLFITLPYSKFVHAIYRFAALVRYAGEKRSNPRGDGIV